A window of Ananas comosus cultivar F153 linkage group 11, ASM154086v1, whole genome shotgun sequence genomic DNA:
taaaaattattttgatagatttatctcaaatccttttcatataaatctttataaaataaattggtgtataaatttactttgcacatatactaatattaataaattttattgaaatagatttaactattaaattatttttatataacttttatttaattaataattagagttataaaactataataaaaatattttaaaaagtaaaatttattataaaaaaatttttttatgttgcgCGCGAATATTTCACTAGtatcaataaaatatagttGCGTACTCCAAAGTGAAGGATCCAAAATATTACTTACTCTATACTTAATtagcttttataaaattttattagtgcGCCGTTCACCCATTGGCTTCATTAGAACAAATGTAAACCATGGACTCATCATCAAGGAACGCAAAAGTTAAATCTATGGTCAACGATCGTGACATCGTGCCCTATCTGTAGTAGCGTAACTGACCAGCGAGTAAATTCCCGCTCATGCATATTATTCTACGCAAAATTTTCCTCTCATCACTCCCCATCCCTCCAATGCTAATACAAGACTAGTAGAAGTAATTATAGCTTAATTCGCTCTCCCTCATCACACATTCAAACAGCTGCAGACACCATGTCCAACGCCAATAATGTCGACTTGCAGGCGCCGGCCGATCCCTACGAGTGGTTGGCCTCCGACGAGACGAAGAGGCCGACGACCTACAGCCTCAACATCCGCATCCTCACCACCGCCGTCCTCTCCCTCGCCTTCGTCCTcgccttcctcctcttcctccacctcTACATCCGCTACGTCCTCCGCCGCACCCACCGCAGCCACCATCGCCAATCCACCACCGCCATCGCTACCACCACTACAGCCGACACTACCACCCTTCGCATCGgtttcgccgccgccgcagccaataataataataataacaacaacgaGCCCGCGAAACGGCCGGGCCTCGATCCGTCCGCCATCGCGGCGCTGCCGTCCTTCTCGTACGCGAAGAGGGAGGCCGTCGACTGCGCCGTGTGTCTGAGCGCCGTCGAGGCGGGGGAGACCGTGCGGCGGCTGCCAGGCTGCGGGCACGTGTTCCACGTGAGATGCGTCGACGCGTGGCTCGAGACCAATTCGTCGTGCCCGGTCTGCCGGGCGGGGGTGGAACCACCGCCACCGGTGTCGGTGTCGGCGGATGTAGCAGTGGCAGGCGACGCTGCGGTCGGGGGGAAGGAGGAGGCGGTCGGGTCGGTGTCGGCGCGGCTGAGCACGTCGTTGCGGCGGATGCTGAGTAGGGAGAGATCGGGGAGGGGAGCTGCAGTTGCTGCTGCAGGAGAAATTGCAGTGGAGGATTTGGAGAGGCAGCAGTAGTAATTAAAGATTAATTAATTCTCAGTACATTATTTGTTTTGTTCAAGCAATGATataaactctcttttttttattactgtTTCTTTTATTGGTATTCAAGAAGCTTATAAATTCTCAATTTTACtgttaaaaatattatctaaatataaTCATATTGTAGATGCACCATTATTAATTTACCATTATTGCTAGTTTTACAATCTAACTAAAAAGGATTATAATTCTAAAACTTAGCCATTTTTCaacatcttttcttttattatctttttttataatagtaaattttaaaaaggatCGGATCAATTCTATGATAGAGGATTATTATAGGATTCAACTTTTTTAGATCGTAGACTTAGCAATTTTGTTATTAATTACTATGTATATAGgaaaaaaggaattaaaaaaattaagatttatttGTCGACAGAAACAATAGATACATGCGAGTTTAATTTTAATGCGCTtgattatacttttatttttaatttgatcaataacaattatttttaatagagCATTcggtaataataaataatagtcCAATAATTTCAGTGGCATCgaaaataaagaattttatatgtgaacagttgaaaaaaaaaaaagggggccaGAGAGGGCCTAAGTTTGTCTTAGTTTAACACATGCTCATGCCATAACAGCAACAGCGTGGCGAACAGACGAGAACCAATTAGAAACTGCCACGTGCGCAGCCGGTAGTGGAATTCTACGGCTTGCATGTCGTTGGTCACGAAGTAGTGGGATTGGTTGGGGCTTGTGGGACCTACAAATAGACAAGGGACAATCACGAGTCCCAAGTTTCAAAGGATTCGGTAGACGAACCATGTtgacttttattattattattattatttttaaggaagaaagataatataatattattttgtttattttttttagaaataatactgctaatgtaaatcaactagaattcaaacttaaaatttcggagtaccaactatcaaattttttgccacttacaTTAAAGACAGTTggtctttttattatttctttgtTCGATGATCCGGTGTTTTAGAAGTGAGGTCGAATTTGCCGGCGGAACCGGTTGTATCATGACCCAATTTCTATGCCGGTTCAGTTCAGCTCATAAAGTTATAAAATTGATTCATTTGAACTAGCGATTTGACCGATATATTAATAAACTTCAATCCAATTTTAATTAGGCGGACTCAAACTATCACTTACTATAAATTATCGATCGGATAATTAAATCAGTTCGGTTTATTCTCTTTAAAAAAccttacaaaatatatttatttatcttctttatttttattattttataaataaaaaataataatttattatttatgatattACGTTGACATTATTGATTGGACCCATGGAACCACTAGATGAACCAGTCGAATGGTGACAAAAGCATTGAGTTAAAACATTGATTTTCACATTGCTTTGGTGTAAagagatttctttttctttttttttttcttctggaTAGATCGTTAAGTACTACGGTCATTATATGTGGCTAACCGTGAATTAgacataaatataataaatttgtagtttaaaatttttttaaaaaaaatatttttaaaaacaaatataattatttatttctctatAGTTTCTAAAAATAGCATATCTGAATCGACAATCAGTAATGTTAAACGTAATCTAAACTAATTGAATTTTCTATGActtgaatttcataattttttaacaacaTTTGTATATATAGACATATAGTGGTCAAGTAATTTCAAAGTTACTTCATATtcattagaaaataataattttgcagTTGagtactaaataaataatatcaaaaaataataaaatcttgAATCTAGCTAGAAGGTTTAAATAgtctaaatcaaatttaacaatATATTTGGAAATGTATTATTGATATAACTCTGAAAGCTAGAACAGCTTCAGTGTGATTAGAATGTAGAATGCCATACTACACATGGAAAAAATGCATGTAAATTAAGCTCGAAAATGGAGAGAGATGCATGGTAAATCACCGAGAatgacacaaaaaaaaaaaaaaaaatcttgtcaTATATTCAAGAGAAGAGATAGTTTCATAATCTATATAACAGAGTAATTGCAACCAACTAAATTTTAGAGCTAATATAAATCTAATTATCGTAATAAGATTAGGAAAATGTTATACTATTGATAACAGGGAAAAATCTTATTACACTCATGACCAAGAGTAAGGATAAAGTTTGGAAGTAAACAACTCCAATTCCACGGACATAAtatatctatagtatcggaaTTTCGATACTATAGTTTGTTTTCAATCTTAGAATGTTGAAATCAACGATCAAAATCGTTAAAACTaatatagaatatttaaagtttttaggaataaatttttttttttgacatagtttattttatgatcaaattagTTAAAAGTTATCAATATTTAATGGCTAACATGAcgaatttatatatagtttaacggtatagaagaatgTAAATTTATtcgatgaaaaatattttaaaccatcTAGATTAAGATCAGCATTCTTGATCATGAATTCAAATGTactatcctcaaattttaaatgatgtcaaaaaaataaaattttatttttaagaattttataatcctaaatcatatttaatgatgtgaattgttgatttgaataccctaaaatcgaaaacaaaaTTATAGTATAGAagctctggtactatagatagtatattaTCCTTGTTCTTCCATAGCAATGTTCGTATATGATCCAACCAATGAGTGTGGGCAATTTTTTTCCGTAGTTGAAGAATCATCTTAGGttattgggttaatttcatttgtacccttacaaaattatgaaatatcaCGAATAttcttcgaatttttaaaattttacaaatgcccctctaaatataatattttttcataaataccATCCCTGTTAATTTTTTCTGCCTTCCgtcaatttagtattttttgtcattttactttaaaatatgaaattacctTTTTACCCTTAATTTGTTTCCTATATGTTTATGGGTTAATTTCATCGGTACCtctctaaatttcaaaaatatcttaaatgtCCCTATAAATTTGGTTATATCATAACTTCTAAATACATACTTTCTTTCAAAAACATCCTCGCTGTTATAACTCCGTCACTTCAAGTCatattaaatttagttagatgGCGGTCTAACACtggttaaaatttgaaatgtttattTTGCCCATAAGTTGAGAAATTTTTGAACGGTacattaattttatgatttactATTTAACCCCTAACTTTTATTCATTATTTGTTTAACATTTAGACTAACATTATTCGCTGATATTCTTTAATACTACTTagctcctaattttttttaattatttattttagttagttatatttaaaatttcatttaacTTAGATTGCTCTGTTAGCTattacttattatatatttttttattttaacttctacaaaataattaaaattattaaatttgttggAATCATCAATGGATTGATAAAATCTGTAATTTAATTAACAAAAATCAATCTAATTTCAAGGAACCAAATATTAAGAAAACtttgatcaaaaaaattaaattaagggGCTATTTCATAATGTATAATAGTTAAGGAAATCTCTATATATTAATCTTAGAAAACTTGTGagggtattgatgaaaatgtattGAGGGTAAATTCggtattttgaatttattatacCTAAACATAACGAGCAATAGTTACGAGggcatttttgaaaatttttatgcttttttgagggcaaatatgaaattttaaaattttaaagggtatttatgatattagatCTATTTGGAAGGGTAGTGAGGAAATTTTCCGTTTGTGTGGTTACTGAAAAAAGAGGAAACTGAATGTACTCTTGTCTCTCTTTCTTTCGAAAAATTTCATCACCTAAAACATTTGACGGAAACTGATCGTCCCTGGTATAATGttaaagaatttgatgattaatatgtaaagtctcaaattcaaaatctaattatttatattttttgctaaatttagttttttaaataaaataattgaaacaggtagcatgctatatttttttttaaaaaaaatctgatggaaacaaatttcttaaaaaacCTTTCTCAAACTtgctaaatttgatatttgctCGTGGACCGCAAACTTGCAATTTTTGTCGGAGTGTGTGGCTTAGTTTGATCTTATTTAAATATCTTCAAACTGAATGTGAGGTTAATATAAATGTaaggataaatttcaaatactatctctgtggtttcgcactttctaactttaataccctgtggtttaaagtgcatcaatttagtatcctgtgatttttttttctcttttcatcagctCCTACCttaacattttgttaaattatatacaaaaaactttaaataccccacttagatttatcgaatattcattttagtatcttttaattttaactttgtcactgattaaaaaaaaaaaaaagtaaagaagatgctaaaaataaaaatatgaaaccacgatatactaaattgatacatattaattaaatcatagagtactaaaataaaaaaatacgaaaccacgggAATTGTATTTGAAGTACGTCTCCCTAAATTTAATTCTTGCCTTTAGTATCCTTCTCCCGATTGGCTTCacttctttttctcatttttctctcttttattttctctccatGTCTTACTAATCATTTCCatcaaccgtccctagagcaagtggcaaagggcttggtggttggtatccgagacccaagttcaaatcctagttgattcacatttttagctaagtttatttctaaatgaaatgaacgaagcgggtaacgtgctacctatctctcaaaaaaaaaaaaaaacaaaacaaaacaaaacaaaacaaaaaaaaaacgtgCGTGGAAGGGGAAACCACTGAGTTCAGGGTACAAATACAAAACgtaaaagataattttgagACTAAAATATTCAAGAGAAAAGTTTAAGGGCTAAAAGATGTCACAACATTTGTGACAAACCTTGGAAAATATTTATCCATGCATTCCATCAATCAAACTGACCAATGCTAGGGAGTTTCACACACGATTGGGTTCGCTAGGGTAAAGCAAGGACCAAGTTAACCAAGAATGTGTTTGGTAAAAACGAACTACACCCCATCAAATTTGGTGACTTCGATCCAAGCGATGAAATTCAACCTTGCGCTCATTACGGGCAAAGTCACTAGCTAGTTTGCGCTGTGCGCAAACTCGCTGCCATATGAGACGGATTCGCGCACGTCGGCTCCATAGGTTCCATGGAAGTCGAGCTGCACGATTCAATCCACGAACACTGGCATGAAAACTCAGCCACTTTGACCCTGACTTTGGACAAACCAAACATGGCCTACAGTACACCCCTATGGGTGAGCATATTCGGCTCAAACTGAATTACCATACAAACCCCATCGAAATCAGTCGGGTCGATTGcttttacatataatataattataattaagttcCGTTCTAAAAGTTAAAAGCTAGAAAATCGAATAAACGGAATAAAACAAAAGTTGagtaattcaatatatattagtctcaaattttaaaaaacttatatattaattactattattattatcttagaTTAATGATTTTAAACATAAAACTAATCAtaattatatcttatttttagtaatttagaaaaagccctaaaaatattttattaaaactaAATAAACTGAACTGAATCAACCGAATTATTTGGTTTTGTTCACATCAGTTTTTGCCTCTAACTCGTTTTGGTTAGGTTTTATAAAAAGCTGTAAATATGGCACTAGACAGACCAACAATGCTTACCCCTACATTTGCCTACTGCTTTTGCCGCTTTTGTGAACCAATTCGATCGACAAAGTTGAGAAAGCACGTTTGGTGATGACAATGGTGGTAGAGGTGATAAATGCGTCGAGAGTTCAATCCCGTATTAGATAATTAAGAAGAAAGTAAAGAATTGATGTATTTCAATGGGTGCAGATCTAATaggcttaaacttttagattgAATGAATTCAATTATTTGTCATATCCTTAGACTTATGTAAATTTGGATTAGGCTCAAAACTCCCTAACAAGTGGTACTCGTTTAAATAGTATGGTGCAATTGAATTAGTTGTTATTAAAAACGTGACGGGAATACATGGAGGATTTGTCTATacctctatacatatatataaattttcatgGCTAAATTCACATGAATGTACTATCTTCATTTGAGGGTGGTGGAGAGATCAAGATGCGTATGGATTTTTCAATATATGATTTtcggtttttctttttctctctccttttttgttGCTCACTGTTCGGAGCCCTCCGGCCTCCATTCGCTGCTCCTCATGCGTCCTTGACAAGAACGGTTCATGATGCTATCACAAGCTATACTATTCTCAACAATTATATATGGAATATCTATATtgttatgtttttattttttcataatttttttttcaattatctaCCTGTCGCATCGCACAGGTTGTTTCATTAGTGATAAAATGATAAGACAATTTTGTGTACTCAAAAGAACTGGACTCAGAGAGGAGTGGATTGGATGTATGAGCTCATATTAGTGCATTAAAATCAATTACGCCCGAGAGGCACATGCCAGGAGCATGAGTTGGGCTAAACTTTTGATTGACAATGACTAAAGCACATGGATTGGGATGTGTGGATTTGCAGTGACTTACAAAGAAAAGCTAGAAGGACATGTATTTGAGACGAACCAAAAAGTGATTCGGTGCTACGCGTGGAAagtaaaacgaaaaaaaaaaaatttgagtttaaggggaaaaaaacaagtaaaacgaaaaaaaaaaaagattgagtttaagggaaaaaaattgaGTTTAAGCAGAAGCAGATTAGTTCGCATGTAAAATGAGAAGGTTGTTAAGAGTTTATGTAAATAATCGCatattgaataattaataagagagaaaaatgttGAAATATATGCCACTGGGCCTAATGAGTTCCATCAAAATATGCTACATGTGAATCTGGACCATGCGGTTGGGTCCAGAACTCCTTGCTTATAGGGTCCCCCttaactttgtttattttagatCAGCACGGCACCCTCTTATTGACCGTCcttaacgcaagtggcaaaaagacTTGAtgggttggtatctgagacccacCGCACCCTCTTattgaccgtccctagcgcaagtggcaaaagcgCTTGAtgggttggtatccgagacccaagttcgtatccgagatccaagttcgaatcctagttgattcacatttccagctaagtttatttctaaatgaaataaacgaagcgggtagtatgctatctttctctctcccaaAAANAAAAAAAAGCACCGCACCCTCTTagttcctaatttttttaattaagaagtTTAAAGTTCAGAGGTTCTTTTGATAGTTGAGAGGTGGTTTCcatcctaatttttttataaattgtcGATAAACGCTAAGTCTACAATCCAAAGAATTGTAATCTCTTCAACCCGTCATCCAAGAGGTTGTAGggtgtttaaaaaaataaaaaattcgaaGGTGCTAAGACAAGTAGAAAAAAACACAAAAGGGGCTTTTGGTGAGTAAAATTGCAGGATTAGTGGATTACAACCCAAAATAGGTTGAAGGCCTTGCATTTCCCATTAAACTCTATACTAAAATTGAAGCCAAATGCCGTTTCTCCAATGAGCCACGTGGCCTTTTTTTTATATggattttctctccctccctcacaTAGACTCACATGGGCTATGTTAAATGGGCATgtattatacaaaattttatttcatgcACCCTCTGTATCATATTAAACAATAATGATTTTAAAGGTAAGAGGCTATGTTAAAGAGGCATGTactatgaaaaattttattccaTGCACCCTCTGTATTAtgttaaacaataataattttaaaggcAAGCTCAGTTAAAATCAACCAGAAGAACGTCATCTTAATTTTACAGTTCTGAACCTTAATTTTCTTTGTCGCCGAAAGATCTACCAACTAAAATCTTTATCAGATTGCTACTATTTTCCGTCCTCACTTTTGGAGTGTCAGAATGACACGAAATTGTAAATTTAGtctaagaaaaataattccgGCATATATtgaaagtttaatatttttttacaatgtatattttcttctaaaaaaaaattatattccttacagaaaattctaaatctcatGTTTTCATTCCAATTGCACCATggattatttgtaaattatcttttacttttttaagtcCAATAGAAATAGTATCTCACCCACAAGATAAtcttttttcttacaaaatttttCATACTACATACAAAGGGTgtatgaaacaaaaaaattcatAGTACATAGAATACTGTCTTGTCCTTTTGCTATCTTTCTAATCATGAGAGTGCATACATCCTCCCCccaattttttctatatatagcaTTGCTGTtcaccaaaagaaaaaacaagagaTTGATGAAATCAAAACATATATAGATTGTAGATATTTATCTGCATGTGAAGCAACTTGCCGTTTGTTCCAATTTGATATCCATTTTAGAGAACCATCGGTTGAGCGACTACGAGTACATCTTCCTTTaatgaataatattattttccACAATACTGAAAATTTAGAAAGTCTTTTGCGTAGACCAAGCATTGAAAAAACAATGTTGACTGAGTGGTTGCATACCAATTCAATTTATGAAGATGCTCGACAACAACGATAGTGATTTGCCTATTTAAACTTCTGCTGTAGCGAAAAAATCACGTTtgtaagtattaatatttttaaaatattttttgtatttcttattccatcatatatatatatatatatatatatatatgagatattgTTCATACGTATGCAGTTCGAAGACTAGAAAAGGACCAAGCAAAGTTAACACCCGCAAGAAATCAAGTGGAACCGATAGGCCATAATTAATGATTTAAGAACTGTTTTatcaattatatttgtattatcAAAGACATCACATCGTATtagataatctatattatatatttagttatcttacataatgtgaatgttatatatatctgtatgtttcgtgataaataaataatgaaagtCGTATTATTAACTCTCAACGCTACGACctcccgccgcgaagcgcgggtcattacactaatatatattattacagtACACACATCTCAAACTGTAGAGCTTTAACAAATGACCCACCATACTTTTAACTTGGCAATTAAATCtcaaaactttattaaaaaatttaatagtctCTGTCCAGGAGAAAAGTAAGTAATTGAACAACTGTGCTAGCGGCATATCTTATAGATATCCTATAAACTTTCAAAACACAAAAAACTGAGTGAatttgtttttgattttttcttttcaaacaacTAGAATTTTAAAGAATGTTTCATTGTGTCATGAAGCTTCACAAGATCAAATGCAAGATGAATGAGAACAGATGTTTAATTAGGAACTTTACTTGAAAAGAAGAGTTTTATTGAATTATTTAATGAAGTTTACGAGAAAAGGGGCTGTACATTTCTAATGCAGGCATAGATCCTGTAGGTGGCTATTGATGCTCTGGTACCAAACTGATGCAAGCTGAAATGCTATAACTACAAGTAGGGTTgtcaacaagccgaacacgaacaAGTTGGGACCGGCTCGTATTCGTTCATTTATTAAATGAGGCAAATACGAGATGGTTCGTTAAAATATCGATCCCGAGCCCATTTCGAGCGGAACACGAGCTAGTTCGTGAATAGTGAGTTGGATTGCCGGTCCTAGTTGCAAGAACTGTAGCAACAAGTATTATATCAACAGGTAGaagagtaaaaaagaaaagaagagataaataattctaatcctaataagatatcttaattttaataatttttgcaatttaaaacttctaaatcAATAttcctaattttaaaaaatttatttcatatcACAAAtcctaaaatatcaaaaaagtctaaaataaataatcaataataataacttgaaaaattaccaaaaaaaatcctaattaatatttttggtgGCATCAATTCCATAATAGGTAAATTGCACCATTAGTTCCTAAACTTCAAGCCAAGTTTTATTTTGTTCCTTGAATTTCTAAGTTAAAAGTGATCCCCTAGAGGCACCTCATATTTATTTACTGTTAGTGGATAAATTATTGTCTACACCAAAGTGCATATCTATGTACTATGTATTTATGGACTATTTTGCTCTCATGGCATATTTCAACCTTTATACCTAGAGTTGAAAATGAATTGAATAATACCTAATCATATCTGCCTCCATATTCGATTTTATCCACATCCGAATaagaaatatttgaatttggTCACGGATCAGATGTAGTTTCAAAGAGTTTAAAATTATTCGAATATTCACAAAATTGGATATTTGATatgaatatttgagaataaatatGTATGTTATTAGTTAAATTTTGCAGGTGAATAAGAGAGAGTACGATATGGTTCACACGTACGGCAGGAGCCTTGCCCTTGCGCCTCTGCTTAGGGCTGTGGGTTTGATTCATCGCTTTTGAGCTGGGGCTGTGGGTTCGATTCCTTGCACCGCCCATGTAAacttttttagatttaatttcaatttttattttaaaatttaattttaaatttaaattcagatcttaaagatattttaaaattcaaatttagattttttatttaaatttaaattttacatttaaattattCATGTGATGTattattgataaaaaatttagaaggcatttttgaaaagttttgaatatcaataaata
This region includes:
- the LOC109717826 gene encoding E3 ubiquitin-protein ligase ATL41-like; the protein is MSNANNVDLQAPADPYEWLASDETKRPTTYSLNIRILTTAVLSLAFVLAFLLFLHLYIRYVLRRTHRSHHRQSTTAIATTTTADTTTLRIGFAAAAANNNNNNNNEPAKRPGLDPSAIAALPSFSYAKREAVDCAVCLSAVEAGETVRRLPGCGHVFHVRCVDAWLETNSSCPVCRAGVEPPPPVSVSADVAVAGDAAVGGKEEAVGSVSARLSTSLRRMLSRERSGRGAAVAAAGEIAVEDLERQQ